The genomic interval ACCCTGCCCAGCTCAGATTCCTGGGCTGCATGTGTTAAACATTTTGCACCTTCAAAGCAGGCTGTGTTATGTGACTTTGGACATgatccttcccctctctgggccttagtttcttAATCCATAAAGTTCAGAGGCTGGCCTGGGTGACCGTGGAGGCCCCCTTGGCTCTGGCCCTCTAGCAGGAGACCTGTCACTGGGAAGGGAGGCTTGCAGCCAGGCAGAGCTGGCGTCAGTCCTGGATGAGCCGCTTCCTGGCTGTGGACTTCGGGGGTTTCCTCAATCATGGAACCCTCTGCACCTATCATGTGGGGTGGTCAGTCTCTGTTCTGTCAGCGCTCACAGCTGGCAGGCTCAGACAAGACCGGGGACACTGAAACGCTTGGCTCCGTTCACTGTTATGTCAGCCCAGGCTCCCAGTAGGACACTTGGCTCATACGGGCTGGCCGGCCTGGGAAACCAGCGGGTGGCAGGGCTTTCCAGGGCAGAGGGGACCTGGGCCTTGGGAAGGTGCTCCAGGCTCCTGCTTGCCCTGTGCCTGCAGTCCTGCCTGCCAGCCTGCTCCTGGCCCCGTGCTAGTCCTGCCTTTCTGGTGGCCAAGGCACAGGTCCGGGTCAGCTCAGGCCCCAGCCCACTGTCTTTACAAGTGACAACCCTCAGCTCTAGGAGACTCTACCCTGGCTACACACAGGTGGCTAGGACTCGGTGGGCACCATGaaggggctgggcaggggagaGTGTGGAGGGACAGGGGAGGAAAGGCAGGGGGTTCAGGACTCTGCCAGGAGGAGCGAAGTCCAGCCTGGGCAGACCCTGGGGTCTGAGAATCACAAGGAGGGCTCCAACTGGTCACCCTTCTATGAGCCTCCTTGGACCTCAGACTTCCTGTTTGTGACATGAAGAAGACCCTGActgtcctctcctttcccctgagGCTACTGGAGGCCTAGAAGGACTCTAGATATCACTGATGGCAGAAACACAGTATCTCTTCAAGGGAAACCTGCATGGGCATGTCTCAGGGCACAGAGAGGGTTGGAGGAGGCCCAGTCTGACTTTCGGGCTggacaagagaggaagaaagagttcTTTCTTGAGCCTGGACACCCACCTGCTCCCCAAGTCTCTCCTAGGAGCCAGAGTTGCTCGAGGAGTCCAGGCAAACGAGACTCTTGGGCATCAAGGGCTCTTGCCTTCCATAGACAGATGTGAAAACTAATGGGTGAGAACAAGGAGAAACAGGATAGTTGCATAGTctcaaagtatttatttatttcaatggtgcctgaccaggtggtggcgcagtggatagagcgtcggactgggatgcggaggatccaggttcgaggccctgaggttgccagcttgagcgagggctcatctggtttgagcaaaaagaaaaagcttaccagcttggacccaagatcgctggctcaagcaaggggttactcggtctgctgaaggcccgcggtcaaggcatatatgagaaagcaatcaatgaacaactaaagtgccacaacaaaaaactgatgattgatgcttctcatctctctctgttcctgtctgtctgtccctatctatccctctctctgactctctctctgtctctgtaaaaaaaaaaaaaaaaaaaaaaaaaaaaaaattcaatggcaAAAAGTAGTAACCTTAGCTCATGAACCAGGCTAATATCATCAGGCATAAGATACATCAACATGTGACTTATATTCCTAGAAAGGGCACAACATTACTTCTGCGGTTTTCTTGCCAAAATGCATAAACTCAATCTGATAATGAGGGAAATCGGAAAAATGCAAACTGAGGGCTAGTCTACAAAATAACTGACCAGTACTCTTCAAAAATATCATGGTcatgaaagacaggaactgtCACAAGTAggaggagactaaggagacagGACAACTAGTGGAATGTGGAACCTTGGTTTGAAGCCTACAGGACTAAAGGGTCAGTGGTAGAACAACTGGTGACATTTGAATAAAGCCTGTAGTTAATTCGTAGCATTGGCTCAGCGCTAATTTACTGGTGTTGATCATTGCACAATGTTTGTGGAATATGTTCAAACAAGGGGAAGCTAGGTGAAGGGTGCATACGAACTCTTTATTGCTTTCGCtaaaagtctaaaattatttcaaaataaaagaagtaaatcaattaaaaaaaagatctctttCCCACAGCAGTTGTCTATTTGTGAAAGAGCAGAGAAATCGGGTGGTGGGCAGTGTGGACTGGAGACCCGAGGGTCTGTGCCTCCTTGCTGCCCACGCCCGGGGCCCTGATATGCTGGAGCTAAAAGCTGCTCCCAGCAGCCTTCCAGGTCGGCCCTGCTCACCTCTTAGCACAGCTGTCTCTTTACCACGTTTCCACCACGGCCTCTGCTACGTGGATAGCTGCCAGTCTGCCAGATGGTGTGGTGGGCAGGCTGGAGTCCCCCTTAAATTTGTGTCCACCTGGATCcttagaatgtgaccttatttgaacaTGGGTCTTTGCAGGTGTAACTGTGGGGAGCAGTGAGATGAGATCACACTGGACACTCATTAAATCCAATGAGTGTCCTCAtcagagacagacaaggacacaGTGAGGCACAGCGATGAAGGCAGCTCGAGgatggaggcagaggctggggttCTGCTGCCACAAACCAAGGACCGCAAAGAGCCACCAGAAGCCCGAGAAGTAAGGCAGGGCTCCCCCCCAGCCCCTCAGGGGGAGTGTGGCCTGCCCTCACCTTGGTTtcggacttctggcctccagaactgtgagagagtaacttcctgttgttttaaaccaccaagTGTGCGGTCATTTGTTATGGTGGTCCCGGGAAACAAGTACATAGGCATTGATTGCACTTTTCTTATGTTTGCTCATAGCTTACGTAGTTTTGATGTgtaccttcttttctctctcaggcTGGGGGCTTCTTAAGGGCAGGGACAGTCTCTTCCATTAGCTCCCAATTCCACAGGGCACTGGCTGTGCCTCCCTCCTTAGACGGGCTGTTCCGAGGTCCCCTTCTTCTTTATGATCGCGTCCCCTGGCTCCCTGCCTAGTCCTCAGCACACAATGCAGGCTCTGTGGAGGGGGCTGTCTGGCCCAGCAGATTCATCTGTTTGGATTGGCATGGGTCCCCTCACAGGCTGGTGCAGGGAGACTCACCAACCACAAGAGGCACCGCCTCAGGCTCCTCCACTACCCTCCTTCCTAGGCAGCTGGAGGAGGGCCAGGTAAAGGCACCCACACAAAGTCCAGGGCTGGGGGCACTCCAGGCTCCCACAGACCACCCCCTCACCCCATTAACCCCTGCTGCCCCAGAAAGCTGCCTCTCCTTAACATGTCACAAGCACCAGGCTGCGCCACGGGCCCCTCGCTCCACGTCTGCTGGGAAGAGGGTTGGCCTCAGCATGAGTGGGAGCTCTACTCCCGGGTGGGGGGAGACCAGACCTGTGTCTCACACTGGGGTCCAGGGTCTGTGGAGGTTGGGAGGGCTGGCGGAGGCCTCTCCTTAGACTGTGTGTATGAGTTTGTATGTCATTGCTTCCCTCCCCTCGTTATCTTTCGGAATTCCCCTTGGGGGAGGGTAGGAGGGAGCCTATTTTGGATTCCATGAATTcagtgaggtggggggaaggagatcTTTTCCTGTGTCCCGTGCTCTGCGGGGCCTCTGTGTGGTTCCCTGCAGTGGAGGGAGACAGGGTGGTGGGCTCTATACCCATCCTGCTCCCTGGGGTCCCTCTGGATGCTGCATTTTTCTCTGGTGAGCACCCCTCACTCCCAGCCCACAGCCAACAGCAACATGCCTCCTAATAAAACCATTTGTCCCTCAGCCAAAGTCCCTGCTGCCTCTCACTGGGGAATGACAGGGCCGGGCCGGGTGGGGGACCGTCTTGTGGAAGGAGGTTAGGAGTGTCGATCAGGGGTGGGGCCCCGGCTTACTCACATCCTTGTGAGTTCTCTGCGAGGCAGATTTGGGGAGCCCACAGCCTCCAGTGTTTGTTTGGCTCAGCATTGTCTTCCGAGCTCCTGAGCTGGGTGGGGGGTGCGGGCAGCTCCCTGCTGGCTGCTTTGATGGcagtgagggtggggggagagggaggctccGAGCCTTTGCTGAGAGCCGTTGATCCTCGGAAGAGCGTTGGAGCCTCCAGCAGGGGCTGTCGGGGCCTGCCTGGGGAGATGGGACATGTCGGGCAGCCCCAGACACGACCACATTCCTCCCAACGTGCCTGCCGGGGTCTGTGGAGCTGAGGGGCTGGCGGGAAGGCGGGGTGTGGCCAGAGGGGTGCCTTCGGAGGTTGCCTGGGAGACGTGAGGTAATTGAGGTCCCCATGTACAGACATTTAAGGCAGAACAAAATGGAGTTCTGGAAATGACCTCTATCCTTCAGGGCCTCAGGAGTCAAGGGCTCTTGCATCCATTCCCAGGTATctgtgctcctcccccactcctcccccccaaaagaaaacctTTGGCCCAGCTCCAGAAGGAGTGTGGATGGGGTCCCTGAGTCAGCTCCTCCCACCAGGGCTGCCCTGGGGGCTGAGAAAACACCCGGGGCTGGAAGCAGAAGGGCCCAGGCCTGTCACAGAGGTGCTGATGCATGCCCGCGAGCCCAGACTGGGCTCCCACAGTGCTCACCAGCTCGGTGCCACACTTGGATTACAAAACCCTTTCACATATATTGCTGCGCTGGATTCTGGGAGCTGACTCTGCAGTGAGTGGTGTTtgctcccactttacagatgagcaaactgaggctcagagaggagtaAATGGCAGGGCCAAGACCTGTCGGCTGCATGCTCTTTTTGGATGTTTCTGGCTGGGCCTGTGACGCCCCCTGCTTTTGGCCAGACTGTGCAGCTAGCACCGTGGGCCGATCCACAGGTGTGTGGAGTTTAGGGTCTTTGCTCAGGGCTGGGGAGGGCTGCCTGGATTTAATGGGATGTCAGGATGGAAGCCTGAGCCATCTATCTGACTGGCTGGGCACGGCTCAGCGATGTGGCAGGCTCCTTAGCCCAGCAGGTCAGACCTGGGAGGACCCCagactttctcatttctttttgtagATGGTAATGCTGAGAGGGTAGCTCTGTGCTTGATATGAGCTCGCTGTGCTGGTGTTCCCCATAGGAAGCTGCGACCTTGAGCTGCGGGCTTCCTCTAAGAGGACTGTCTATGTCCCACTTAGTTAACGGGGAACTAACAGGTCACCGGGTTTATGGTGCAGAGGCCCTGCACACGGCCACCAGGCTGAGCCCAGCATGTGGGCTTTTGAGGGCCACAGCTGCCAGGGCCTGAAGGGAAAGTGTAGCCTGCGGGCCCGCACCTTCTCATGTGAATCACACCTGGCGGGACAAGAAACCCCAAAAACCCCAAACAATGAGTTTCCAGTAAAATATGATAGACATGACaaggcagaggagaggagggatcTGGCTGGGAGTTGGCGCGGCCGTGGGTGATGAAAGCCAAGGGGAATGGAAAATGCCAGGCCCGCCCCCTCCTCATGACTATAAAGCACCTGCATCCTTTTCCAACTCACCTGagcacctctctctcctctctgccgaCTCGCTCGCTCACTCACCTCCCTCCTCGGCACCATGACCACCTGCAGCCGCCAGTTCACCTCCTCCAGCTCCATGAAGGGCTGTGGCATTGGTGGTGGCTCTAGCCGCATGTCCTCCGTCCTGGGCGGAGGGTCCTGCCGGGCCTCCAGCGCCTTAGGAGGAGGCATGTCAGTCTCCTCCTCCCGCTACTCCTCCGGGGGCGCCTTTGGGATGGGGGGCGGCTATGGCGGTGGCTTCAGCAGCAGCAGCTTTGGTGGAGCTCTGGGTAGTGGCTTTGGAGGAGGATACGGTGGTGGTCTTGGTGGTGGCTTTGGTGGTGGCTTTGGTGGTGGCTATGGTGGTGGCTTGGGTGGCGGCTTTGGCGGCGGTGATGGGCTCCTAGTGGGCAGTGAGAAGGTGACCATGCAGAACCTCAACGACCGCCTGGCCTCCTACCTGGACAAGGTGCGCGCCCTGGAGGAGGCCAACGCGGACCTGGAGGTGAAGATCCGGGACTGGTACCAGAAGCAGCGGCCCGCTGAGAGCAAGGACTACAGCCCTTACTTCAAGACCATCGAGGACCTGAGGAACAAGGTGGGTGGGCCAGGCAGCAGGAGGTGGCACTGGCAGCTCCCTGACTCTGAGACAATAGATGCCTCAGGTCACTGGCACCTTCAGATTCTCAGGACAGATTTCTTCCTCTGGCCCAGAAGGCCCAACAGAGCTGGTTGGTGGGAAGAGGgtctctcttcccccaccttGCTCATGCCTTCCTGGGCTCCAGATCTTCAGACCGTGTGAGACCAGGAATTCCTACCCttacattttacagaggaagaagctGTAGCATTGAGTGGTGCTGTGACCAGCCCAAGGGCACATGGCAAGCTAATGGCAAAGCGGAGGCTAGAAAGCTTGTGCTCCACCTGCCAGTACGGGAGACAGCTACCTGCTCTCCAGCACAGGGGAGGAGCGAGGCTATAACGGGACTGGGCTAGACACCCAAACCGCTCATTAGCTCATTAGTCTGGGCTCTGGCGGCTGCCGCCCATGAGCCCTGGCACCAGCtggcccctccccacagccagGTGGGCACAGAAAACCCACAGAGACAATCAGTGGCAGCCCATCTGATATGCCCTGAACAGGAAGGAGCCTGGGGGGCTTTTGTCATCTGACGCCaggcccctgctccctgctcccaccCACCCTGGTCCCCTTGGTGTCTTGCTCTGATGCTTTTCATGGATTAGGGACATTAgatgaggagggagggagctcCAGCTAATCCAGGGTTCAGTTCATCTTTTTCTTCCGCTTCCTCTTTTCCGATCCCCTGTGCCACCTGGGTCTCCTGTTTTGTGAAAGCGCTATCTGAGGTCCCACGCTCTGTGGGCTTGAATAGGAAGGCATTGTCTGAGAACTGGCAGGGCTGTCTCGTGCAGAGAGGATTCAGGTGGAGAACTGGGTCTCATCTGAGGTAGGGAGCTTGAAGCCCTGAGAGCCATCTCAGGTTTTGCAGCAAGTCAGTGGTAAAACCAGGACCACAACTCAACAGCTCTTGATTTTAAGACCAAGGCTCTTTCTACCCCCTCAGCTGACCACAAGTCAGCAAAGTCCTGGGTCAAAGCTGAACTACTAGAAGTTACCCTTGCGACGGCTATGGAGAGGgcttgggggaggagggggcctTGAACAAGGGCATTCAAGCAAGGGCCTAATGCCGGCTGCAGTGAAGCCTGGCTAGCGATGTCCATTTCCCCAATGACCTGTCCCCTTCCCACTGCAGATCCTCACGGCCACCGTGGACAATGCCAACGTCCTGCTACAGATCGACAATGCCCGCCTGGCTGCGGATGACTTCCGCACCAAGTGAGTTTGCCCTGGTGGCCCAGAGTGTCCACTCTCCCCAGGGTGGGGCATTTTTGGAGCAGTGTTCCCTAAACAGAGCTGACGAATGCCAGGATGGCCATGTGAAAACCCATCAGGCGGCTTATAAAAATACAAGATTCTTGCAACCTACCCTTGGAATTCTGATTCAGTTATCTACCTGGGTGATTCTGATCCACAGACAGGTTAGGGGGCCGCTGTTTTAGGGAGAGGCACTCCCCACTTCTCCATGTGCCCCTGAAGTTTAGGGCATATTCATATTTGGAGGTCTTGTGTGCTATTGTTGACAGAAGCTAGAAGGACCTCCCTTCCCCAAATTCTGTAGCAGGATAAACTGCcatatttcctgttactcttcccccctcccccccgggaATGTTCAGAGCTGAGCAATCAATGGGTACTGTATTCAACCATGGTGTTTTTAAGATTGGCTTCCTAAACCACCCCCAGGGTGCCAGCTGTGGGAGGAAGCTGCAGGGGGAAAGAACAAAGCCTTCAGTGTGGTCAGGACGGGTCATTCCTGTTCTCTGGGGTCATTCCAGGTATGAGACGGAGCTGAACCTGCGCATGAGCGTGGAGGCCGACACCAACGGCCTGCGCCGGGTGCTGGACGAGCTGACCCTGTCCAGAGCCGACCTGGAGATGCAGATCGAGAGCCTGAAGGAGGAGCTGGCCTACCTGAGGAAGAACCACGAGGAGGTGAGAGCGAAGGGGAGAGCCAGCTTAGCAGATTAGCTGGGAGGGAAGAGCTGGAACTGAGACAGCGGAGGGCAATGTTCGGGCCAGGAGCACCTCTGACTGGGGAGCCCCAATCGGCTGCCGTAGCGAGGCCCCCCATTGTGGACTGTTCTTTGGTTGTGCAGGAGATGAACTCCATGAGAGGCCAGGTGGGTGGAGATGTCAACGTGGAGATGGACGCCGCCCCCGGCGTGGATCTGAGCCGCATCCTGAACGAGATGCGTGACCAGTACGAGAAGATAGCGGAGAAGAACCGCAAGGACGCCGAGGACTGGTTCTTCAGCAAGGTGGGTGTCCTCCGGGGTGGAAGGCACCCTGGAAGTTCCTGGGAGGCAAGAACTTCCAAGGTGAATGGTGTTTTCTTTTCTGCAGACAGAGGAGCTGAACCGCGAGGTGGCCACCAACAGCGAGCTGGTGCAGAGCGGCAAGAGCGAGATCTCCGAGCTCCGGCGCACCGTGCAGAACCTGGAGATCGAGCTGCAGTCCCAGCTCAGCATGGTAGGGGCGCTGCCAGGCCTGGGTGGGCCCAGATCTAGGAGGGAGGGAATGACCAGCTCGATGATTCCTGACCTCCTTTTCCTCACTAACAGAAAGCTTCCCTGGAGAGCAGTCTGGAGGAGACCAAAGGCCGCTACTGCATGCAGCTGTCCCAGATCCAGGGGCTGATCAGCAATGTGGAGGAGCAGCTGGCCCAGCTGCGCTGCGATATGGAGCAACAGAACCAGGAGTACAAGATCCTGCTGGACGTGAAGACCCGGCTGGAGCAGGAGATCGCCACCTACCGCCGCCTGCTGGAGGGCGAGGATGCCCAGTGAGtttcctgcccttcctccccacccaccccctcactATTCACTCACTGTAGACCCCCCTCCCACCGTGTGTTTAATAACCTTGCCCCTTTCTGCCTTCACAGCCTCTCCTCCCAGTTCTCCTCTGGCTCTCAGTCGTCCAGAGATGGTAAGACTTTCCTTCTCAAGCCTCAGGACCACCCCCGGTCTCCCAGGAGGTCTAGCGTGTTGAATAGGGGCTTCTTGAGGGAGAGGTTGACCTAGAGTTTTCTCACTCAGTATTTTACTTAAACCATTTTATAAGCCCCCCTTAAGGCTAGGAGCTGGTGGCTTCCACGTTTTAATTTTGTCTCCCAGTGTCTGCGGCAGACTTCATGGTTCCAGTGGTCAGCACCATGGACAGAGCCCAATGGGTCTCTGCCTGCCTTGGGTCAATCAGGACTGAACCACCCCGGCTGAGTTCTTAGGAGGCTCCAGTCTGAGGACacaggctctgcctctggcctTAGGGAGTCCTAACCTGAAAGAAGTGTGCTGATTGTATCAGCGCTGGTTCCAGAGCAGTGGGTGGAAGGATAACTAGGAGAGAGGGTGGCAGGGAAGGTTCATTTAATTCCCGTCAGCTCCGAGGCCTCCCCACTTCTGATTTCTTCACTGCCTGTTTGTTCACCCTGCTAACAGCTTCTCTGCCCTGCCCCTCAGTGTCGTCCTCCAGTCGCCAGATCCGCACCAAGGTCATGGATGTGCACGATGGAAAGGTGGTGTCCTCCCACGAACAGGTCCTTCGCTCCAAGAACTAAGGCTACTCAGTATTGCTCAGGCCTAGGAAGCACACCACCCCCACCCTGCTGTGGTCACAGATATCACTGGGAGatccccttcccccacaggcacgTCACACCTGAGCCCTGCCTCATCCTTGCCCCCTCCTGGCATTCAATAAAGTTTCATTATCTGAGTTTCACAACTCCCGCCTCTGCCTGGTCATTGTCAGCAGTGGAGGTGGGAAGAAAGCGGGGGAAGCATCTCTTTGGAGCTGGTCATAGCACCTGGCTACAGCCTCTGGGACTGGGAGAAAGGGCCTGGGAGAAGACTGGGCTCAGGTCCCGGGATGGCTTTCGCCCTCTTAAATGATACAGGCAGAAGTGTGTGCCAGGTCATGTGTGGTGTCTCTGAGGGCATGGAGATAGATGCATTCATTtcctcattcatttgttcatttatcctCCAGATATTATTGAGTATATtttgtgtgtcaggcactgtgctagagaTTGTCATCAGGGATTTTTTGGAGACAATATTGAAGTCTAGATCTTCTCTTTTCACTGCCCAATAAGCATACACACATTTGCATATAATTCGTGAGGTGTGTGGGTCCCTAAAGCCCTTCAATGGAAGTCTGTGCACCTAGTAGGAACTCATGCTTTATTGAGAAGTTTCTTTCCCTTCATTTTACCTGCTCTTGCCTCCAGAGCTAGGTCTGAATTTTGACTGCTTTTTGTTGACATAGAGCAAGTTGATTATCCtcttcaggcctcagtttccacatctgaaaAGTGGGCATAATGGCAATACCTTCCTGTGGGCTTGTGTGGATTTTCTGGAAGAATGCATGTGAGGCcactaacacagtgcctggcacagggcaggCTCAGGATACCCCTGTGTAAGCAATACTAGGTCAGCTCCCTCTTGTGCATGGTGGCTCTTCGTTGATGATAAAGCCTTTCTTAGAGGCTTTGGGAACAGACTAACTGTTTTCTAACCCTGGCTCTGTTCTGCATCAGCGCTATGATTTTGGAGAGTGTCAGTTTCCCCACTGATCCAATAAGCATGAACTCTGCTTCTTGGTGTTGTTATGGGAATCCAAAGGGTAAATATACATCCAAAGCCCGGGTTGTAGAAGCCTCATCTGGTGGAGAGTGCCTTTTCCTCTCTTTGTGGGgctggagaaggaaaggaaagaggaagacctCACCTGAATGAATAGTGGAGATTCCAGAGGTGGGTAGGGCTCACTGCCCTGAGCTAGGAAAAACGTGCATGAATGAAGATCCTAAGGAGAGCCAAGGGTGGGGTCGGGGTTAAAGAAAGATATAATCTTTGAGGGCAAAGGGGCTAAAAGCCTGAGTTTTGGAATCTGACATCCTGAATTGGAGTCCTGGCTCCTACACTGACTAGCCTAGAAGAGTTagggaaaaatctttttttaaaaaatggggaataAAACCTTTATTACATAGGCTGGTGGAGGATTAGATATCACACAAGCAACGAGTTTAGCATGTGGTTGGCACATAGTTGGTGTTCTAGAAATCATAGCCCAAGAAAGTGAGTTATTAGGAGaaggaataaaatggaaatttgtTTCTCATTACCCCATCTTCAATTCAAGGACGAGAGGTTTGCTTTGTGTCTCTAAAAGTCCTGGATGTCTTTTTATCTGCATTTTGACATTAAGACATGTTGATCTGGGACAATCTCTGGGTGAAGGTCGGCAGTTCCAGAGGTGAATGACTAGAGTTTTGGATGTCTGGCGGACAACTCAAGGAGGAGGGAGGCTTGAAAGAGCTCCTTGAGATCATGAGAACAGGTGGTTTTGTGACCCTAGAGGTGATAGGATCCTGGAGGAGGGGCTGTATGACTCCCCAGGGATGCTGGGTCCTGGGGAACCAGCATTCCTAGCTGGGCGTTGAGCTCAAGTGTAACATGGGATCTAGGGAGTGGGCCACACTTGGGAGGCCTCAAGAGTCTAGACAGAGAGCAAAACATCAACAGTGAGAACTTAGCCTAGACTGCATATCAACCCCTGAACATCACTCTGCCTTGGGGGTGGTGCCTGGTTAAAGTTTCCACCCTCAAAGAAGATCTGCTTTAAGGGAATATACAAACGTGAGGTTTCTTAGACTTGGGTGTGGTGGGGAGAGTTCCTCCTCTCCTGGAACGGCTGCCATCGCTATCTGGAAGGCATACGAAGAGAGTGGGCTTGCTTGATGGTAAAGATGATGGCTGGAGGCCACCTGGCTAACAGAGGCTCCGAAGTGGGAGGCGAGGCAGTCAAGCAGTGGGCTTTGAGGTGGTCCCACCCTGTGTGGCTGAgccccaaggaaaagagcaggcCAGGCAAGCTGTCCTAGAGTCTCATATGGAGCTCACCACTCCCTGGGGCTTCCCACCCCCACCATGCCCTACTGGGAAACGTGGAGCCAACACTTTGGGTTCCGCCGCTGACCAGTGCTCTCATCCACAGAGCCTGGTGCCACCAGCACCCAAAGAAGACCTGGGCCAGCCACTCTGTCGATGGCAAGACTGCTGCCCACCCTCTCCCCAGGTATAAAAGGAAAGCGATGCATAGCACAGACTAGTGGAGGAAGGAGGAGTTGCCTCTCAGTGTCCTGGGTGGGTCATACTGCCCTTGGTTCCACTTGTCACTTG from Saccopteryx leptura isolate mSacLep1 chromosome 2, mSacLep1_pri_phased_curated, whole genome shotgun sequence carries:
- the LOC136392155 gene encoding keratin, type I cytoskeletal 14 produces the protein MTTCSRQFTSSSSMKGCGIGGGSSRMSSVLGGGSCRASSALGGGMSVSSSRYSSGGAFGMGGGYGGGFSSSSFGGALGSGFGGGYGGGLGGGFGGGFGGGYGGGLGGGFGGGDGLLVGSEKVTMQNLNDRLASYLDKVRALEEANADLEVKIRDWYQKQRPAESKDYSPYFKTIEDLRNKILTATVDNANVLLQIDNARLAADDFRTKYETELNLRMSVEADTNGLRRVLDELTLSRADLEMQIESLKEELAYLRKNHEEEMNSMRGQVGGDVNVEMDAAPGVDLSRILNEMRDQYEKIAEKNRKDAEDWFFSKTEELNREVATNSELVQSGKSEISELRRTVQNLEIELQSQLSMKASLESSLEETKGRYCMQLSQIQGLISNVEEQLAQLRCDMEQQNQEYKILLDVKTRLEQEIATYRRLLEGEDAHLSSQFSSGSQSSRDVSSSSRQIRTKVMDVHDGKVVSSHEQVLRSKN